TCTGGGAGGATACCGAGGCGGAGCGGCGCGCTGTGCTGGCCCGGTTTGAACCGGGGGCCGAACTGCCGCTCCACCGCCACGTCGGCGATGAGCTGATTTTTGTCATTGAGGGCTCGAACGCGGATGAGGCCGGCGAGGTAGCGACCGGCAACATGAGCTATCGGCCCGAGGGCTGTACCCACACCGTTACGACCAGGAACGGCGCGACATGCCTGAACATCGTGTGGGGCCACGCCGAGATGTTGTGACACCGCACAGGCAGGCCCGGCCTGCCCTCCGGCCTGATGCGTTTATGCCGCCTGCTGCTCCAGGGCGGCTTTGATATCGCCAAAGTCCGGGAACTGGTGGGTCTCCAGCTTTGAGTAAATCTTCGTGCCGTTGACGCTGACCTCAAAGCGTCCGTCACCGAACGGGACCAGGGTCAGGCCGCTGATGTCTTGCTTGTACTCGTTCAACAGTTGTTCCGTCAGACTGACGGCTTCGGGTTCATAGCCTCAAGCCGCGCAGTATTCGATCCGAATGTCCATATCCGTCTCCTTGTCGGTTGAGCAGACCTGTCGCCATCCCTAGCACACCACTGCCCCAGAAAAAAAGTGGCGGGTCGTTTCTCCGCAATCCCCCGCCTTGTCCGCTGCCAACGGCTTTGCTTTCTGCCGTTCCGTGGTTTATGCTCCGGCCAGAACGGTGGCGAAGTGCCTGCGGTCGGCAAGCGGGGAGCGATTCTCTCTATAATCCAGGCATTTGCTACGCGCATGTACAAGGAGGCGACGTATGGACTGGCGCGAACACTGTGGCGATAAACTGGTCTCCCCCCAACAGGCCGTCAAGGCTGCGGTGCGTGACGGTGACAGTGTGCAGCTCAACTGGCTGCACGCCACGCCGCTGACCCTCAGCCAGGCGCTACTGGAGCGTAAAGAGGAACTGCGCCAGGTCAAGGTCGGCACCATCGGGCCGCTGTTCAACTGGGACCAGCCCGGTGTCGAGCAGGCGTTTACGATTGAGGCCACCTATCTCGGCACGACCACCCGTCCGCTGATGAACGACGGCCGGCTGGATTTCATCCCGGTGATGTATTTTCGGCGTGGAGAACTGCCGCCGGGTCTCAAGTGCGACGTGTACATGACCCCGGTCTCGGCTCCCGACAAGCATGGCTACTGCAGCTTCGGGCACGGGCTGTTCATGTCCAAAACCATGGCCCAGGCGGCCCGGACGGTTGTCGCCGAGGTGCACCAGGACTTCATCCGCACCGGGGGAGAGAACTATATCCATGTGTCGGAGATCGACTATTTTGTCGAACCCACCCAGCCACCGGCCCAGCTGCCGCCGACCCAGCGCAACGACGAGGAAGTCGCCGCAACCGAGCTGATCTGTACCCTGGTGGCCAGCAATCTGGTCCATGACGGCGATACCCTGCAAATCGGCCTGGGCAGCGTGTCCTCGCCGATTGCCATGTATCTGGGCGACAAGAATGACCTGGGGATTCATACCGAGGTCATCCCCGGCGGCATTGCCCGTCTGGTCAAGGAGGGGGTCATCACCGGCAAGTACAAAACCGTCAATCCCGGCAAGGTGGTGGCCAGCGCGGGCATCGGGGTGTTTGAGGACGAGCTGGCGATCATCGACGGCAACCCCAATTTCGAGTTCTACGATTTCACCTATACCGACGATCTGCGCCTGCTGGTCAACCAGAAGAACTATGTCGCCGTCAACAACGCGCTGGCGGTTGACCTCGGCGGTCAGGCCTGCTCCGAGTCGTTCGGGCCGTTCATGTATACCGGAACGGGCGGACAGACGACCTTCACCATCACCGCCGCCTTCAGCAACCCCGGCAAGTCGGTGATCGTCACGCCCGCCTCCTCGATTGTCAACGGCCGCCGTATTTCGCGTATTGTGCCGATGCTGGAGCCGGGCAGCGTGGTCACCGCCCAGCGCGCCTTTGTGGATTATGTCGTCACCGAGTACGGGATTGCCGAACTGCGGGGCAAGACCCTCAAGCAGCGGGCGGCCGCCCTGGTCGAGATCTGTCATCCGGACTTCAAACCAGACCTGCTCAAAGAGGCCAAGCGCATTTATTTTGTGTAAAGGAAGCCTGAATGGCGCATACATTCACCAACCGTCTGGCCGGGGAGACGAGTCCGTACCTGCTGCAACACGCCCATAACCCGGTCGATTGGTATCCGTGGGGCGAAGAGGCGTTTGCCAGGGCCAAGGCCGAGAACAAGCCGATTCTGCTCAGCGTCGGCTACTCGGCCTGCCACTGGTGCCACGTCATGGAGCACGAGTCGTTTGAAGACGAAAAAATCGCCTCACTGATGAACGACTTGTTCGTGAACATCAAAGTTGACCGCGAGGAACGGCCCGACGTTGACGAAATCTATATGCACGCGGTCCAGATGCTGACCGGACGGGGCGGCTGGCCGATGACCATGTTTCTGACCCCGGATGCCGAGCCGTTTTACGGTGGCACATATTTCCCGCCCGTTGACCGTCACAATCTGCCGGCCTTTCCGCGCGTGTTGCTGGGCGTGGCCCAGGCCTACCGCGACAAGCCCGACGAGGTGGCCAAATCCACCCGCCAGATTCTCGACAATTTGGAGAAACTGTCTCACCGCCAGGAGACCGAGCGGCCGCTCCAGATTGAGACCGTGCAGAACGCTGCGGCCCAGCTGGCCGAACAGGTCGATCACACCCACGGCGGCCTGGGCGGGGCGCCCAAGTTTCCCAATACGGCCGTCTTCAGCCTGTTTCTGCGCCAGCTGCATACCAATCAAAACAGCCACTACCTTGAGATGACCAGCCACACCCTGCGCAAGATGGCCGAGGGCGGGGTGTACGACCATCTGGGCGGCGGCTTTCACCGCTACTCGGTCGATGAGCGCTGGCTGGTGCCCCATTTTGAAAAAATGCTGTACGACAACGCCCTGCTGACTCGGCTGTATCTGGAGGCGTATCAGGCCACCCAGGATCCGTTTTTCCGTAATGTTGTCGAAGAAATCCTGGCCTATGTCGAACGCGAGATGCTGAGCCCCGAGGGCGGCTTCTACTCGACCCAGGACGCCGACTCCGAGGGCGTTGAGGGCAAGTTTTTTGTCTGGGACCAGGAGCAGCGAGATCGTGTGTCGCTACTACGACGCGACCGATGTCGGCAATTTCGAGGGCCATAACATCCTCCACCCGAGCCTGGAGCTGGACCAGCTGGCCCGGCTTTTTGGCCGTGAGGTGGACGAAGTCGGCCGGCTGATCGCCACGGCCAAACAGCGCCTGTTCAGCGTCCGTGAAGACCGGATCAAACCCGGCCGGGACGAGAAAATCCTGACCTGCTGGAACAGCCTGATGCTGTCGGGCTTTGCCGAAGCCTCGCGGGTGCTGGACAACCCGCACTACCTCGACATTGCCCGTCGCAACGCCGCATTCATCCTGACCAAGCTGTATGAGAATGGGCGGCTGCTGCGCAGCTATAAAGACGGACAGGCCAAGTTCAACGCCTATCTGGACGATTATGCGTCCTTCACCTGNNNNNNNNNNNNNNNNNNNNNNNNNNNNNNNNNNNNNNNNNNNNNNNNNNNNNNNNNNNNNNNNNNNNNNNNNNNNNNNNNNNNNNNNNNNNNNNNNNNNNNNNNNNNNNNNNNCACGAGCGCCTGATCAGCCGCTCCAAGTCGGCCTTCGACGGCTCCATCCCGTCCGGCAACTCGCTGGCCACGCTGGCCCTGCTGCGTCTCTTCTCTCTGACCGAAGGCCAAGACTACCTCGACAAGGCTGAGCAGACCCTGGGCCTGTTTTACGACGACATGGAGCGCAGTCCGTTCGGGTTCAGCCAGCTGCTCGGCGCGCTGGATTTCTATCTCCAGCGTCCCAAACAGATTGTGCTGGTCGGAGACGCCAGCGCGCCGGAGACGCGCCAGCTCCTGGCTCGCATCAACGGGCTGTATCTGCCCAATAAGACGGTCGTGTGTCTGGACCCGCAAAGCCTGGCCGACGGAAAAGGACCGGCAGCCCTGGCCGGCAAGGTGCAGGTCGACGGCCAGCTGACCGCGTATGTGTGTCACAATTTTACCTGTTCGCCGCCGGCAACCGACTGGGGGACCTTGAAGGCGCTACTGCTGGACTGAGCGTCCATTTCCGTCTCGGAGCCAACGGAGAGAGCCTATGGAATTTATCAAAGGCGCACTGCAGGTTGTCTTTTTCGTTGTCTTTATTGGGGCCGGGCTGGCTGCGGCGACGATCATCAGCAACGGTCTGCCGATGACCGACCCGCCGGGTCTGCTGACCCGGGCACTGACCTATCTGAACACCAACGTCGCCCAGACCACCCAAGACTCGGCCTTTCCCGAGCTGCGCATGATCCGCTATCAGGCACCGCCGGCGCTGTTGAGCGATGTGGCCCGGCGGGCCGCCGAAGCCCTGGGCTGGGAGGTGACGGAGACCAATCCCCAGACGCATGCGGTCAGAGCCGTCGTCACCACCAAGCTGTTCGGTTTTCAGGACGATGTCTTTATTCGTGTCTATGCCGCCCGGCCCAGTGGCAGCGCCCTGTACATCCACTCCTCGTCCCGGGTCGGCAAGGGCGACCTGGGCACCAACACGCGCCATGTGATGAACCTCACCGAAGCGGTCTACCAGCTCGCCCCGCCGTCAAGTCGCATCCGCGATGAAGAAGAGTGGAGTCTCAACGAGGAGCCCGGTCTGGACGCAACGCCCGAAGCCGGGCCGCAGGCCGAAGAGGGGCAGGGGGCGGAGCAGAACGGCCAATCGACCGAAGAAGGGGAGAGCTGATGGAAAAACCCGTACAGTTCTACAGCGAAAACATCCCGATGGCCGGCGTGCTGTTCGTACCGGACGATCTGAGCGCCGGCCAGACCCGGCCCGGGATTGTCATGTGCCACGGTTTCACCGCAGTCAAAGAGGTCATGCTGCCCGAGATTGCCCGGCGCCTGGTTGGCCTGGGCTATGTGGTGCTGACCTTTGACTACCGCTTCCTGGGCGCCAGCGGTGGCGAACCCCGGCGCCAGATCATTCCGCTGCGTCAGATAGAAGATATCCGTAATGCGGTGACCTTTCTGCAGCAGCAGCCCGAGGTCGATCCCGAGCGGCTGGGCTTGTTTGGGGTCAGTCTGGGCGGAGCCAATGTGAGCTACGCGGCCGGCGTTGAAGAACGGGTCAAAGCGACGATCAGTGTGTGCGGCATTGGCGACTGCGGGCGCTGGATTCGAGACGCCTGCCACTTCTGGGAGTGGCGGGCCTTGCTGCAACGCCTGGAGGCTGACCGGGCGCGGCGTGTTCTCAGCGGGGAGCTGGAATACGTGCAGGCCAACGAGATTGTGCCCGAACCGGGCAGCACGACCGCGCTGTTCGGTCAGATCCTGGACCAGTACCCGCAGTGGAGCCGGGAAATCAGCCTGTCCTCGGGCTTGCCGATGATCGCCTACAAGCCGGAGTCGGTGGTGGCCGATATTGCCCCCCGGGCGATGCTGTGGCTGCACGGCGATGCCGATGAGCGGGTGTCAATGGAAGAGTCCCAGTCCATGTACGCCAAGGCCGGCGAGCCCAAAAAGATCGTCATCCTGCCCGGCCTCGGTCACAGCGATATTCTGACCGGTCCGGGCCTGGAACAGAGCCTGCCGCACATCAGGGCCTGGTACGCCCAGCACTTATAAGAGGAGGAAGCATGGCGGAACACGGCGAAGAATTTGTTGAGCTGATCGGCGCCCGGGTCCAGGTGCTGCGGGGCGGGCAGGGCAGGCCGCTGCTGCTGCTGCACGGCGCCGGCGGCAACCCCGGCTGGCTCCAGTACCACGACATGCTGGCTCAGCACTACGAGCTATACGTGCCGACCCATCCGGGTTTTGGCGGCTCGATCCGTCCTCCGTGGCTCGACTCGATGCCCGATCTGGTCGATTTTTACGCCGATTTTCTCGATCACTACGGCTGGCAACAGGTGCCCGTGGTCGGCTTCTCAATGGGCGGCTGGCTGGCCGCCGAACTGGCCGCCAGCTGCCCCGAGCGAGTGTCGCGGCTGAGCCTGGTCAATGCGGTCGGGCTCCAGGTCGAGGGCGCCGAAGTCGCCGATATTTTCCTGCTGACCCCCCAGGAGCTGGCCGCGCTGGCTTTCTACGATCTGGGCCAGGTGGCCGAGCGGGAGCGCCTCTTTCCCGCCAAGCCCAGCCCGGAACAGATGATCCTGCGCGACAACAGCCAGCTGATGGCCCAGCTGGTGGGCTGGAAGCCGTATATGCACAACCCCAAGCTGATTCACCGGCTGCGCCGGATCAAGGCGCCGACCCTGGTGGTGTGGGGCAAGCACGACGGCCTTGTCCCGCTCGCCCATGGCGAGGCGTATCAGCGGGCCATTGCAGGCTCGGAGCTGAAAGTGATTGAGCGCTGCGGCCATTCGCCGCAGTTTGAGCGGCCGGCCGAGTTTGTGGCTGTGCTAGAAGCATTTCTGGCCCGTGGCTCACAGTGAAGGAGGGGAACTCCATGGTCGACTATTACTACTTCAGTGAAATGCCGTATCCGGACACGCCCGAGCTGGATCAATACCCGTCCATTCGGCTGACCTATCCCAACAAGTATTTCGACCGTCAAAAGGGTTCGGATCTGCTCCGGCGCTATATTGACGAGTACGCCTATGCCGAGACCGTCGGCTTTGACGGGCTGATGGTCAACGAGCACCATAACACGCCGACCTGTATGCACTACGCGGCCAATATCAGCGCCGCGGCCCTGATCCAGCGCACCCAGGCGTGCAAGATCCTGCTGCTCGGCAACGTGATCGCCCTGTGGGACAATCCGGTCCGCCTGGCCGAAGAGGTCGCCATGCTCGACCTGATGTCCGGCGGGCGGGTGATCTCGGGTTTTGTGCGCGGCATCGGCATTGAACAGTTTTCGATGAACATTGACCCCGGCCTGAACCGCGAACGCTACCAGGAGTCGCACGATCTGATTCTGAAAATCTGGACCCAGCCCGGCCCCTTCCGCTGGGAGGGCAAACACTTTCAGTTTCGGTATGTGAACCCGTGGTGCTTTCCGCTCCAGGAACCGCACCCGCCGATCTGGGTGCCCGGTATCGGCAGCACAGCGTCGATCAAATGGGCCGCCCAGCACGGCTATCCGTATGTCTCCTTCCTGGCGCCCATGGACATGGCCGAGCAGTGGTTCGACCTGTACCGGGAAACGGCCGAGCACAGCGGCTATACCGCCACCCCGGACAACCTCGGCTATATGACCGGCCTGTTTGTGGCCGATACCGAGGCCGAGGCGCGCAAGTCCTACGAACACTATCTGTGGCGGACGCAGACCTCGCTCAAGGGCCCGATGCACTACTATATGCCGGTTGGCATGACCTCACGCGGCACGACCTCGATTCTGTCCGAGGGCTCGGGCGCCAAGAAACACAAGCCCGTTTTTAAGATGACGATTGACGATCTCCAGGAGGCCGGCGGTTTTGTGGTCGGCACGCCCAAGCAGGTGACCCAACGGCTCAAGGAGATCATCCAGCGTCTGGGTATCGGCCATATGCTCTTCGAGGCTCAGTACGGCGGTCTGCCCCACGATCTGACCATGCGCAGTATCGAGCTGATGGGCAAGGAAGTCCTGCCCGCGCTGCGCCAGGAACTCGCCTGAGGGAACGTGTATGAAAGTCGGATTCATCGGTTTAGGAAACATGGGCAACCCGATGGCGGCCAATGTGCGCCGGGCCGGCCACGCTCTACACGTGTACGATGTGCGCCGTGAGGCCGCCGGCCCGCTCGAAGACCTCGGCGCGGTGTGGGCCGACAGTCCCCGGGCGGTGGCCGCCGCGTCCGAGGTCGTCTTGTCCTCGCTGCCCGGCCCGCCCGAGGTCGAGGCGGTCGTCCTGGCCGACGACGGCGTGTTTGCCGGACTCGCCGAGGGAGCAGCCTATATCGACATGAGCACCAACTCGCCGGCGGTCATCAGAGGAATGCGCGCGGCTTTCAGGTGCTCGACGCTCCGGTCACCGGCGGCGTGCCGCGCGCCCGGGACGCCAGCCTGACCGTGTTTGTCGGCGCCACACAGGCCGAGTTCGAGCGCTTTCAGCCGCTGCTGAGCGCGATTGGCAGCAATGTGTTTCACATGGGTGCGGTCGGCTGCGGCAACGTGACCAAGCTGGTCAACAACATGATGGCCTTTGTGAACTTCATGGGCGCGGCCGAAGGGTTGGCGATCGGCGCCAAGGCCGGGGTTGATCCCCAGCTGCTGGTTGACGCCATCAAGACCGGCTCGGGCAACAGCACGATCAACGAATTTGCCATGCCGGCCTTTCTGCGAGGCGAGACCGGGCTGGGCTTCGCCACCGCCTTGGCCACCAAGGACGTGCATCTGGCGGTCGAGCTGGCCAAGGAGTGCGGGGTGCCGGCCGAGGTCGGCCCGCTCGTCGAACAGGCGCTGACCCGCTTCCGTGACGCCGGGCATGGCCAGGACGACATCATGGCTATCGTCCACGATATCGTGCAGCGCTCAGGGGTAGATGTGAGCAGTAAGAAGTCCTAGGCGTCCTGTGCTGACTGCTCTTGCGGTCTTTAATTCCCTCTCCCCTGGAGGGAGAGGGCCAGGGTGAGGGGGAGCACCGCAGAGCCCGTCCAGTTACCCTTCAGTATCCCGCTGACACTCTATCAGCCCGATGATGAAGCAGCAGGCTGAGACGCCCGGTCTCAACGAATCGGACCTCGGTCGTAGCTCGTTCCGGGCACCGAAAAGTCGGTTGTTCTCTTTACTCGCCTTTCGGTTTGCCTCTATACTTGGGCCGAGCCGAGTCTGCCGGGCCCGGCTCGGTCACCGGATGGACAGGGGAACTCAGGGAATCACCACCACAAAAGGAGGGCTGTTATGGCCGACTATGATGTATTGATTAAAAACGGCACGATCGTCGATGGCTTGCGCATGCCGGCCTACCGGGGGGATATCGGTATCCGGGGGGGCAAGATTGCCGCCATGGGTAATGTCGGCGGTGATGCCAGCCGCGTCATTGACGCCACCGGCCTGATCGTCGCGCCCGGTTTCATGGACATTCACACCCATTACGACGCCGCGCTGAGCGGCTGGGACCCATATGCCACGCTGTCGGGCTGGCACGGGGTGACGACTGTCGCCATCGGCAACTGCGGCTTTGGCTTTGCCCCGGTCCGGCCCGAGGACCGCGAACGGGCGATGCTGCGCATGGAGCGGACCGAGACGATTCCGCTGTCGATCATGCAGACCGGGATGCGCTGGGATTGGGTGACCTTCCCGGAATTTCTGGACAGCCTGGATAATCACGGCCTGGGCGTGAATGCGGCCTCGCTGGTGCCGTACTCCCCGCTACGCGCCTGGGTGATGGGCAACGAAGCCGCCCGTGACCCCAACTATCAGGCCAAACCCGAAGAAGTCGCCCAGATGAAGAACCTGCTGCGCGAGGCCCTGGAGGCTGGCGGTTTTGGCTTCTCGGCCACCTTCAGCATGGCCAACCGTGACTACGACGGCGGCTATCTGCCGACCCAGGTCGCGCCGCGTGAAGAATATCTGGAAATGGCGGCGGTGCTGCGCGACTATAACCGTGGCTCAATCGAGTGGACCATGGGCCGAGCGCTGCAGGGCCTCAAGCTCGATTTCCTGATTGAGCTGGCCAAGACCAGCGGTCGGCCGCTCAACTGGAACGCCATCGTGTATGACCCGACCAACCCGACCAACTGGCGTCGCCAGCTCGACTGGACCGAAAAAGCCTATCGCGAGGCGGTCGTCCTGCCGGTCGATATCTGTCTGCCGGTCGAGTTTGAGTTCACCCTGGAAACGATGGGCCTGTTTGACCAGCTGCCGGCCTGGAACGAGGCCACGGTCGGTTCGCTTGAAGAGCGCAAGGCCAAGCTGTCGGACCCGGCCCGGCGTCCGGCCCTGAAAAAAGACATGGAGGGCGGGGTGATGGGCCGGCCACGCCGCCGCGACCGCGATGACGGCGAAGCCGCCCAGGTGTCGATGTTTCAGTGGGACCAGACCTTTGTGGACGATGTCCACCTGGACAAGAATACCCATCTCCAGGGCCGCAGTATCTCCGATATTGCCACCGAACAGGGCAAGCATCCGGTCGATGCCATGCTCGACCTGGCCATCGAGGAAGACTTCAAGACCGAGTTCTCGATGCCCAGCCTGCTCAACGATAACGACGAGGCCGTCGGCCAGATCATCAAGCACCCCCTGTGCCTGATCGGCGCCTCGGACGGTGGGGCGCATACCAAGTTCCTGACCTCGGGCCGCTACCCGACCCACTTTCTGGCCCACTGGGTGCGCGACAAGGGACTGATGACCCTGGAGGAGGCTCACTGGCGGCTGTCAACCATGCTGGGCTGGGCGATCGGGATCCGGGATCGGGGCTGGCTGCGCGAGGGCATGCCGGCCGACATCGTGGTCTACGACCTGGAAAAACTGGCCGTGCAGCCCATGGAGACGGTCACCGACCTGCCCAACAATGACTGGCGGCGGGTCCAGAAGGCGACCGGCTACCATTACACCCTGGTGAATGGCAGCGTGACGTTTGAGGGCCAGACCTGCACCGGAGCGCTGCCGGGCAAGATGCTGCGCAGCTACGAGCAGGGAGCCTAGCTAAAGAGGGTGGGGGTGCCCCACCCTCGATAACCGCACGACAAAGGGAGGAAAAGAGGAGACGTGTCGTCCCTGCGTATGAAAAGCTTGACACGTTTCCCCTTTACAGGCATGGCACGCAGCTTTGATCCCATTCTGGTTGAGGTGATGAAACACGAGCTGGCCGCAGTCACCGAAGAGATGGCCATTGCGGTCAGCAAAACCGGCCGCTCGGCCATGGTCAAAATCGGTGATTTTGCCGCCGCCATCTGCGACGGTCAGGGCCGTCTGATCGGTCCCGGTTATGCCGCGCCGTTTCAGCTCGCCATTTTCATGGAGGTCATGGACTGCGTGCGCGCCAAATGGCACGGCCGCCTCAAACCCGGCGATATCCTGCTCGTCAACGACCCCTACGCCGGCATGGGCCACATGCCCGATGTGGCAATCGTCGCCCCGATCTTCTGGCAGGGGGATATCCTGGCCTACACCATCGCCTACTCCCACCACACCGACATCGGCGGCCGCTTTGCCGGCGGCTTCAGCAGCCAGTGTACCGAAACCTTTGAAGAGGGCTTGCGGCTGCCCATTGTCAAGCTGTACGCCGAGGGCCGGCGCAACGAGGGCTTGCTGGACACCATCCTGGCCAACGTCCGCACCCCGGACGAGTGGCTGGGCGATGCCGAGGCCAAGATTGCCGGCTGCTGGCGCGGTGAGCAAGAGATTGTGCGCATGCTGGAAAAGTACGGCGTGGAGACCTTCAGCGCCAGCTGCGACTATCTGATGGACTATGCCGAGCGCGAGACCCGGGCCGCCATCCGGGCCATCCCTGACGGCGTGTATGCGCACCACGACTTTTTTGAGGACGACGGCTTTGGCACCGAAGGGGTGGAACTCAAGCTGAACGTCGCTTTGCGGGTCAGCGGTGACAGGCTGACGGCCGATTTCAGCGGCACCGCGCTGCAGGCCCGGGGCGCCATCAACCTGCCGCTCAGCATGACCAAGGCCATGGTCTATGCCGCCATCAAGGTCATCGTCCAGCCCGACGTGCTGCTCAACGTCGGCTTTACGCGGCCGATTGACATCCTGGTGCCCGACGGCTGTCTGGTCAACCCCAGCTATCCGGCTGCGGTCGGCGGCCGCGCGCCGTTGTCATTCAGCCTGTTTGACCTTGTTTTTCGGGCGCTGGCCAAAGCCTTGCCCGACCGGGTGCCCATCGCCGGCGAGGGCGGCGACATCCTGCACTTTGCCGGAACCAAGGCCGACGGCACGCCGTTTGCCATGCTGGACGGATTCTTCGGCGGCTGGGGCGGCCGCCCGATGAAGGACGGTATCGACGGGGTGACGCCCATGACCTTTGGCTCGTACGGCACCACGCCGGCCGAACTGCTCGAACGCGAGTACCCGCTGGTGGTCGAGGGCTTTGGCTATCGGGCCGATACGGGTGGGGCCGGCAAATACCGCGGCTCGCTGTCGGTCTTCCGGCAGTGGCGTTTTCTCCAGCCGGGCAAGATCATGATCCGTACCAACCGGCTGAGTCGGCCTTCCGAGGGACTGAACGGCGGCCGACCCGGGGGCTTGTCGCAAAACACCTGGAATGCTCACGCCGAAAACGCCCAGCTGCCGCGCCAGACCCATCTGCATATGGAGGTCAAGGCTGGCGACCGACTCCACCACCTGGTCAGCGGCTCGGGCGGCCACGGCGACCCCTGGACCCGTGAGCCGGAGCGGGTCTTTGCCGATGTCGTGGATGAGAAGGTCAGCATTGCCGGTGCCCGCCAGCAGTACGGCGTGGTCATTGATGCCGACCCGCTGCGCATCAACTGGGACGAGACCGCCGCCCTGCGACAGGCCGGTCGCCAACCGGTCGCCGCCGCCGATTAAATCGACCGGCTATTGTGTTGAAGGGCACTGCATAAACGCGTCACTGCCCAGCCGCGTAGATCGTCAGCAGGAGTTCCGCGAACTCCAAAACGTGCTTTCGCCCAGCCGGATTTTGTCGAGCAATTCTTTCTGGCTATCAAACATGAACCGGCTCCGGTCCGAGCCGCC
The sequence above is a segment of the Desulfurellaceae bacterium genome. Coding sequences within it:
- a CDS encoding hydantoinase B/oxoprolinase family protein, which gives rise to MARSFDPILVEVMKHELAAVTEEMAIAVSKTGRSAMVKIGDFAAAICDGQGRLIGPGYAAPFQLAIFMEVMDCVRAKWHGRLKPGDILLVNDPYAGMGHMPDVAIVAPIFWQGDILAYTIAYSHHTDIGGRFAGGFSSQCTETFEEGLRLPIVKLYAEGRRNEGLLDTILANVRTPDEWLGDAEAKIAGCWRGEQEIVRMLEKYGVETFSASCDYLMDYAERETRAAIRAIPDGVYAHHDFFEDDGFGTEGVELKLNVALRVSGDRLTADFSGTALQARGAINLPLSMTKAMVYAAIKVIVQPDVLLNVGFTRPIDILVPDGCLVNPSYPAAVGGRAPLSFSLFDLVFRALAKALPDRVPIAGEGGDILHFAGTKADGTPFAMLDGFFGGWGGRPMKDGIDGVTPMTFGSYGTTPAELLEREYPLVVEGFGYRADTGGAGKYRGSLSVFRQWRFLQPGKIMIRTNRLSRPSEGLNGGRPGGLSQNTWNAHAENAQLPRQTHLHMEVKAGDRLHHLVSGSGGHGDPWTREPERVFADVVDEKVSIAGARQQYGVVIDADPLRINWDETAALRQAGRQPVAAAD